A region of Thiofilum sp. DNA encodes the following proteins:
- the gspE gene encoding type II secretion system ATPase GspE produces the protein MSEIIESELIETVEILEIPYAFAKRHGVLWRYITPPTLVCREPIVITALAEVQRHYSGAFEVEAVDGETFNRLLAQSYDRSQVGSEVMQDIGDTLDLNDIAGALPEPEDLLESEDDAPIIRLINALLAQAVKEGASDIHIEAFETRMKVRMRIDGVLREILEPPRKLAPLIISRIKVMARLDIAEKRVPQDGRISLRLAGRAVDVRVSTLPSGHSERVVLRLLDKQAGRLNLTKLGMEPVAHKRLQQLIQKPHGIVLVTGPTGSGKTTTLYAALTELNNSERNILTVEDPIEYFIDGIGQTQVNTKVDMTFARGLRAILRQDPDVVMVGEIRDLETAEIAIQASLTGHLVFSTLHTNTAIGAVTRLQDMGVEPYLLSSSLLGVLAQRLVRMLCAACREPHQATEAELAAMGLEAHQAVTLYRPVGCSICNHSGYTGRTGVYELIVLDENLRQLIHNRASEIEMERYVRQTMPSIRDDGVRLVLEGRTTLEEVLRVTHEDNE, from the coding sequence ATGAGTGAAATCATTGAGTCCGAACTGATTGAAACCGTAGAGATATTAGAAATTCCCTATGCCTTTGCAAAACGGCATGGTGTGTTATGGCGCTATATAACACCACCTACGCTAGTTTGCCGCGAACCTATCGTGATCACCGCACTAGCCGAGGTGCAACGCCATTACAGTGGGGCATTTGAGGTCGAAGCGGTAGACGGTGAAACGTTTAATCGCTTGTTGGCGCAATCATATGATCGTAGCCAAGTCGGTTCTGAGGTGATGCAGGATATTGGCGACACGCTGGATTTAAATGATATAGCCGGAGCCTTACCCGAACCAGAGGACTTATTAGAGTCTGAAGATGATGCGCCCATTATTCGCCTCATCAATGCTTTACTCGCGCAAGCGGTTAAAGAGGGTGCATCGGATATTCATATTGAAGCGTTTGAAACCCGTATGAAGGTTAGAATGCGCATTGATGGCGTATTGCGTGAAATATTAGAGCCACCGCGCAAACTAGCCCCTTTGATTATTTCGCGTATTAAAGTCATGGCACGGCTCGATATTGCCGAAAAACGTGTACCGCAAGATGGGCGTATTTCATTGCGTTTAGCAGGGCGAGCGGTGGATGTGCGGGTGTCTACTTTGCCCTCTGGTCATAGTGAGCGCGTGGTCTTGCGTCTTTTGGATAAGCAAGCAGGGCGCTTGAATCTGACTAAGCTCGGTATGGAGCCAGTAGCGCACAAACGTTTGCAACAACTCATTCAAAAGCCACACGGCATTGTGTTAGTTACGGGGCCTACGGGTTCAGGTAAAACCACAACACTTTATGCGGCACTCACTGAGCTGAATAATAGCGAGCGCAATATTCTCACCGTTGAAGACCCAATTGAGTATTTTATCGATGGGATTGGGCAGACACAGGTTAATACCAAAGTCGATATGACCTTTGCGCGGGGGTTGCGGGCTATTTTGCGTCAAGACCCTGATGTGGTGATGGTGGGGGAAATCCGTGATTTGGAGACGGCTGAAATTGCAATCCAAGCGAGCTTAACCGGACATTTAGTCTTTTCGACCTTGCATACCAATACGGCGATTGGAGCGGTGACACGCTTGCAGGATATGGGGGTAGAGCCTTATTTGCTCTCTTCTAGTTTATTGGGGGTATTAGCGCAGCGTTTGGTGCGTATGTTGTGTGCGGCGTGCCGGGAGCCACATCAGGCAACCGAAGCCGAATTAGCCGCTATGGGATTAGAGGCGCATCAAGCGGTTACGCTGTATCGTCCGGTCGGTTGTTCGATTTGCAATCATAGCGGCTATACCGGACGCACGGGGGTTTATGAACTGATTGTTTTGGATGAAAACTTACGCCAATTAATTCATAACCGCGCTAGTGAAATTGAAATGGAGCGTTATGTGCGCCAAACCATGCCGAGTATTCGTGACGATGGCGTGCGCCTAGTACTAGAGGGACGTACCACTTTAGAGGAAGTATTGCGTGTGACGCACGAGGATAACGAATAA
- the gspD gene encoding type II secretion system secretin GspD — protein MKSQLLKSTLLHRLGVLPVLISLAVLSYPSLAADSDNTASIRIEGGDIRTLVELVSKRTGRNFVIDPSVRAEVTFISGRGITDAELYDAFISILQVHGLSAIETGNITKIVPMNRSIQNVAPIVGGGANPKTNQTAYSDSNKNKPVSEPKPETDATPAPPSMAGPNLDFGAYPEAVPSIVPEQSRLQGDAPNVEIDPNLPAGLIQPSTESSYVPPSPYDNGLPRLAPDEIVTQVFRLQYVPAITANATLTPLAGQGDTRVQINQTSNSLIVTGRAQNVARVIELARSIDRPNNDDFELVNLKYAVATQVAQTLQQLIGAGGVQLPDGGVLPGANTIRVSADERTNSVLISGDKAARERLRSAIVRLDIPRKEIGGTQIIRLRYASAEEMAQTLQGISQGVQQQKAGVAEGSAGALVAAGNQVTIIPDRNTNSLVVTAPVYLYPNIRSVIAQLDVKQKAKGGTRVIALKFASAEEMAQTLQGITKGVQQNVAGTVEGAAAKQIADQGDALTIIPDRNTNSLVVTAPDYLFPNIYGVISRLDVQQKPKGGTIVVPLKYAKAEDLEKVLQGISSPLQQQTKGAAEAAQGGGAAAASTGGDTSVSVIADKATNSLIITAPEFMQANLRRVIAQLDVRRGQVLIEAIIAEVSTDLAHRLGVSLAARPEDANSGGAVGISNFGNGLGQAFALSNSSTAAGAIGSGLLFGLGKVLGGTQFGLVANALKGDAATNILATPTLVTLDNEEAKIVVGQEVPFVTGSYTSTGSGSSTPTNPFNTIERRDVGLSLIVTPQINRGKTINLKIDQEVSNLASTSVSASDVITNKRKITTNVMVEDGQVLVLGGLIEDSFRDSKEKVPVLGDLPFIGGAFRGASTSKLKQNLMVFIHPVIMPDGEAADAYTRAKYETMQRQQVSSNVLQRGRSDQRAAQLRPLQQNNTSVDNLHYTPQPQPARRQVVRPNPQSVQRPVPQQPPRVVRRVVRPVENYEPTPTYAPQAKSGMK, from the coding sequence ATGAAGTCTCAATTACTAAAATCGACCTTACTGCATCGCTTAGGCGTGCTCCCTGTCTTAATTTCCTTAGCGGTGCTGAGTTATCCCTCTTTAGCGGCAGATAGTGATAATACTGCCTCCATTAGAATCGAAGGGGGGGATATTCGCACGTTGGTCGAGCTGGTTTCTAAGCGCACGGGGCGCAATTTTGTCATTGATCCCTCGGTTCGTGCTGAAGTGACCTTTATTTCAGGGCGTGGCATTACCGATGCCGAACTCTACGATGCATTTATTTCTATTTTGCAAGTACATGGTTTGTCGGCAATTGAAACGGGCAATATTACCAAAATCGTACCTATGAACCGCTCGATTCAAAACGTAGCACCGATTGTAGGTGGGGGCGCTAATCCTAAAACGAATCAAACGGCTTATTCTGATAGTAATAAAAATAAACCTGTATCGGAGCCTAAACCTGAAACGGACGCTACACCTGCACCGCCTTCTATGGCGGGCCCTAATTTAGATTTTGGTGCTTATCCCGAAGCTGTACCTTCTATTGTACCTGAGCAAAGCCGTTTACAAGGGGATGCACCGAATGTAGAGATTGATCCTAATTTACCTGCGGGCTTGATACAGCCGAGTACTGAATCGAGTTATGTGCCGCCTTCTCCTTATGATAATGGTTTACCACGTCTCGCACCGGACGAAATTGTGACTCAAGTGTTTCGTCTACAATATGTCCCAGCGATTACCGCTAATGCCACGCTGACACCACTCGCGGGGCAGGGGGATACTCGTGTACAGATCAATCAAACCAGTAATTCATTGATTGTGACAGGACGTGCTCAAAACGTCGCACGGGTGATTGAATTAGCTAGAAGTATTGACCGTCCCAATAATGACGATTTTGAGCTGGTCAATCTTAAATATGCCGTTGCTACCCAAGTCGCACAGACCCTCCAACAGCTCATTGGAGCAGGTGGGGTACAGTTACCCGATGGTGGGGTATTACCCGGTGCTAATACTATTCGAGTGTCTGCGGATGAGCGTACTAATAGCGTATTGATTTCAGGGGATAAAGCGGCACGCGAACGCTTACGCTCGGCTATAGTACGCTTGGATATTCCCCGTAAAGAGATTGGTGGCACGCAAATTATTAGATTGCGCTATGCCAGTGCCGAAGAAATGGCGCAAACCCTACAAGGTATTTCACAAGGCGTACAACAGCAAAAAGCAGGAGTGGCGGAAGGCTCAGCAGGGGCATTAGTCGCAGCGGGTAATCAGGTGACGATTATTCCCGACCGCAATACTAACTCCTTAGTCGTGACCGCTCCGGTTTATCTCTACCCGAATATTCGCAGTGTCATTGCTCAGCTCGATGTTAAGCAAAAGGCTAAAGGTGGCACGCGTGTTATTGCCTTAAAATTTGCCAGTGCCGAGGAAATGGCGCAAACCTTACAAGGCATTACCAAAGGGGTACAGCAAAATGTAGCAGGGACAGTCGAGGGTGCAGCCGCTAAGCAAATCGCGGATCAAGGCGATGCACTGACGATTATTCCCGACCGTAATACCAATTCTTTAGTCGTGACCGCTCCAGATTATCTATTCCCTAATATTTACGGTGTGATCAGCCGCTTAGACGTACAGCAAAAGCCTAAGGGGGGAACGATTGTAGTACCTTTGAAGTATGCTAAGGCGGAAGATTTAGAAAAAGTATTACAAGGCATTTCCTCTCCCTTGCAGCAACAAACCAAGGGTGCTGCTGAAGCCGCACAAGGTGGTGGGGCTGCCGCCGCATCAACGGGTGGAGATACATCAGTGAGTGTGATTGCGGATAAAGCGACCAACTCACTGATTATTACTGCCCCCGAATTTATGCAGGCGAATCTAAGACGTGTCATTGCCCAACTCGATGTACGTCGTGGTCAAGTATTAATTGAGGCGATTATTGCTGAGGTCTCTACCGATTTAGCCCATCGTTTGGGCGTGAGCTTAGCGGCACGTCCTGAGGATGCGAATAGTGGTGGTGCAGTAGGTATTAGTAATTTTGGTAATGGTTTAGGTCAAGCGTTTGCACTCTCTAACTCTAGTACCGCTGCGGGTGCGATAGGTTCGGGCTTGTTATTTGGTTTGGGTAAAGTGTTAGGGGGGACTCAATTTGGTTTAGTGGCTAATGCTTTAAAGGGCGATGCGGCGACTAATATTTTAGCGACTCCGACTTTAGTCACGCTTGATAATGAAGAGGCTAAGATTGTAGTAGGTCAGGAAGTACCGTTTGTGACGGGGAGTTATACCAGTACCGGCAGCGGTTCCTCTACTCCGACTAATCCTTTTAATACCATTGAGCGCCGCGATGTGGGTTTGAGTTTAATTGTTACCCCACAAATTAATCGTGGTAAAACCATTAATCTTAAAATTGATCAAGAAGTCTCTAACCTCGCCTCCACCAGTGTGAGCGCTTCCGATGTCATTACGAATAAGCGCAAAATTACGACCAATGTAATGGTAGAGGACGGTCAAGTATTAGTGTTGGGTGGTTTGATCGAAGATTCGTTCCGCGACTCCAAAGAGAAAGTACCCGTATTAGGGGATTTACCGTTTATTGGTGGAGCCTTTAGGGGAGCTAGCACCTCTAAGCTCAAGCAAAACCTCATGGTCTTTATTCATCCGGTGATTATGCCCGATGGTGAAGCAGCGGATGCTTATACTCGTGCCAAATACGAAACCATGCAACGTCAGCAGGTGAGTAGTAATGTGTTGCAGCGCGGGCGCTCTGATCAACGTGCGGCACAATTACGCCCCTTGCAGCAAAATAATACCAGCGTGGATAATCTGCATTATACCCCTCAACCGCAACCAGCACGCCGACAGGTAGTGCGCCCTAATCCTCAGTCAGTGCAACGTCCAGTCCCTCAGCAACCGCCGCGTGTGGTGCGACGCGTAGTACGTCCAGTGGAAAATTATGAGCCGACACCGACTTATGCGCCACAGGCTAAATCAGGGATGAAATAA
- a CDS encoding Uma2 family endonuclease: MDSRLLQAEQLGVKLEIVNGLPLWEAQPVYRHQKAVDRIRSTINPALNTACQCIHIADVYVSFPNGSLKRPDISIFCREPDEDEEAITLVPEAVIEIISKGYEAKDLQIAPPFYLSQGVKDIVVFNPYTLAVLHVHPAGAEHHISPITLTLACGCSVTV, from the coding sequence ATGGACTCACGCCTACTACAAGCCGAACAATTAGGGGTTAAACTGGAAATTGTCAACGGTCTACCCTTATGGGAAGCTCAGCCCGTTTACCGCCATCAAAAAGCAGTAGACCGTATTCGTAGCACGATCAATCCCGCGCTCAATACCGCTTGCCAGTGCATCCATATCGCTGATGTCTATGTCAGTTTTCCCAATGGCTCGCTAAAGCGCCCTGATATTTCAATTTTTTGTCGGGAACCAGATGAAGATGAGGAAGCCATCACATTAGTACCAGAGGCGGTCATTGAAATCATCAGTAAGGGCTATGAAGCTAAAGATTTACAAATTGCTCCCCCGTTTTACTTATCGCAAGGAGTGAAAGATATAGTCGTATTTAATCCCTATACCTTAGCCGTATTGCACGTTCATCCAGCAGGTGCTGAGCATCATATTTCCCCTATAACCCTTACGCTCGCCTGTGGTTGCAGTGTTACAGTCTAA
- a CDS encoding Uma2 family endonuclease, with protein sequence MDTFGYATPYPKAPELCVEIVSPSNSKQEITEKVELYLAKGAQEVWIVYDNNRLEIFTHTGLTDNSNFASTIREQIFR encoded by the coding sequence ATTGACACCTTTGGTTATGCAACCCCCTATCCTAAAGCACCAGAGCTGTGTGTAGAAATCGTCTCACCCTCAAACTCCAAGCAAGAAATTACAGAAAAAGTTGAGCTTTATTTAGCCAAAGGTGCACAAGAAGTTTGGATAGTCTATGACAATAATCGTTTGGAAATATTTACCCATACCGGCTTAACTGACAATAGTAACTTTGCCTCTACTATTAGAGAGCAAATTTTTCGCTAA
- the gspF gene encoding type II secretion system inner membrane protein GspF, producing MPAFEYRALNTKGKEERGIIEGDTARQVRQTLRNRELTPLEVQAVVKKHKESSTGIMSRPLFGGGLSPTDLALVTRQMATLIGSGSPVEETLGSIVRQSENGSMRRIISAVRSKVLEGHTLASALGQFPSAFPALYRATVGAGEKSGHLEQVLERLADYTESRQLSQQKVSSALAYPILLSLVSIGIVIALLKFVVPNVIKVFENFNHELPLLTRMLIKSSQFLENYGTALLLGILGIVLLFIMLLKRDKWRLRFQRWQLKLPIIGRLVRSTNSERFARTLSILASSGVPIIDAMHIAAEVVSNLPMRQAILEAAARVREGTPIYKALEKSNLFPPMMIYLIASGEGSGRLEQMLDRAATQQEREIQARLATLVGLLEPALILLMGGIVTLIVLAIMLPILNMPQLVR from the coding sequence ATGCCCGCTTTTGAGTATCGCGCCTTAAATACTAAAGGCAAAGAAGAGCGCGGCATTATTGAAGGTGATACAGCACGTCAGGTGCGTCAGACCTTACGTAATCGGGAGCTAACCCCGCTTGAAGTGCAAGCGGTAGTTAAAAAGCACAAAGAAAGCTCTACAGGGATTATGTCGCGCCCTTTGTTCGGGGGCGGTTTAAGCCCGACTGATTTAGCGCTGGTCACGCGCCAAATGGCAACGCTGATTGGTTCGGGTTCTCCCGTGGAGGAAACACTAGGCTCGATTGTGCGCCAGTCTGAAAATGGCTCGATGCGGCGCATTATTTCTGCGGTGCGCTCTAAAGTATTAGAGGGTCATACCTTAGCCAGTGCTTTGGGGCAATTTCCCAGCGCTTTTCCCGCTTTATATCGCGCTACGGTGGGAGCAGGAGAAAAATCGGGTCATTTAGAACAAGTATTAGAGCGTTTAGCTGATTACACCGAAAGCCGCCAATTAAGCCAACAAAAAGTATCCAGTGCATTAGCCTATCCGATTCTATTGAGCCTAGTATCAATCGGGATTGTGATTGCGCTGTTAAAGTTTGTAGTACCCAATGTGATTAAAGTGTTTGAAAACTTTAATCATGAGCTACCTTTATTAACTCGCATGCTGATTAAAAGCAGCCAGTTTTTAGAAAATTATGGCACGGCTTTATTATTGGGAATACTGGGGATAGTACTGCTATTTATTATGCTATTAAAGCGTGATAAATGGCGCTTACGCTTCCAGCGTTGGCAATTAAAATTACCGATTATTGGGCGTTTAGTACGTAGTACCAATAGTGAACGTTTTGCGCGTACTTTGAGTATTTTAGCCTCTAGTGGTGTGCCGATTATTGATGCCATGCATATAGCCGCCGAGGTAGTGAGTAATTTACCCATGCGTCAAGCGATACTAGAAGCAGCGGCACGGGTGCGTGAAGGAACACCTATTTATAAAGCGCTAGAAAAGTCAAATTTATTTCCACCGATGATGATTTATTTAATTGCGAGTGGTGAAGGGAGCGGGCGTTTAGAGCAAATGTTAGATCGCGCCGCCACTCAACAAGAACGCGAAATTCAAGCGCGTTTAGCTACTTTAGTAGGGCTATTAGAGCCAGCGCTGATTTTACTAATGGGTGGGATTGTAACGCTGATTGTATTAGCAATTATGCTCCCGATTTTGAATATGCCGCAGTTGGTGCGTTAG
- a CDS encoding pseudomurein-binding repeat-containing protein has translation MMKPKAIPSVSVNYARNGSSKKANELGMRVMQERAFEKRGEQYLLIKSPPASGKSRALMFIALDKLHNQNLKKALIVVPEKSIGSSFNNEPLSQYGFYWDWEVAPTWNLCNAPGEEGGKVNAVKAFLESEEPILICTHATFRFAVDKFGVAAFDDCLIAVDEFHHVSANPDNKLGAHLGEFIARDKVHIVAMTGSYFRGDAEAVLAPQDEANFETVTYTYYEQLNGYDYLKTLDIGYYFYTGSYTDDILSILNPHEKTILHIPNINSRESTKDKIKEVEHIIEELGEWLGTDAITGFHLVKTRDGKTIKIADLVDDNPSKRDKVSAALKMPEAKHNRDHVDIIIALGMAKEGFDWIWCEHALTIGYRSSLTEIIQIIGRATRDAEGKTHARFTNLIAEPDASAEAVTDAVNDTLKAIAASLLMEQVLAPRFNFTPKKTQGTPLEGFDYVAKGYDPNGTNIGFNEATGQFQIEIKGLVEPKSADAQRICREDLNEVITAFVQDKTALERGLFDEETLPEELTQVRMGKIVKDKYPELDDEDQEAIRQHAIAALNLTQKAKELASQNQERGGATELGRNTAFVDGVRQFAMDVRDLDIDLIDHINPFKQAYAILAKSMSEESLKQVAAVISAKKVNLTPEEARDLAKRALKFKQERGRLPELHAQDPWERRMAEGIAFLARMKAEAKHG, from the coding sequence ATGATGAAACCCAAAGCCATCCCTTCAGTTTCAGTCAACTACGCCCGCAATGGCAGCTCAAAAAAAGCCAATGAGCTAGGTATGCGCGTCATGCAGGAACGCGCTTTTGAGAAACGGGGTGAACAATACTTACTGATTAAATCGCCACCCGCTTCTGGTAAAAGCCGTGCCTTGATGTTTATAGCCTTGGACAAATTGCATAACCAAAACCTTAAAAAAGCGCTGATTGTAGTGCCTGAAAAATCGATTGGTTCTAGCTTTAATAACGAACCTCTAAGCCAATACGGGTTTTATTGGGATTGGGAGGTCGCGCCCACATGGAACTTGTGTAATGCCCCGGGTGAGGAGGGTGGCAAAGTTAATGCGGTTAAAGCCTTCCTTGAGAGTGAAGAGCCTATTTTGATTTGTACCCACGCCACCTTTCGGTTTGCCGTAGATAAGTTTGGTGTAGCCGCCTTCGATGATTGCTTAATCGCGGTGGATGAATTTCATCATGTCAGTGCTAATCCCGATAATAAACTGGGCGCACATTTGGGTGAATTTATCGCGCGGGACAAAGTGCATATTGTTGCTATGACCGGCTCCTATTTTAGAGGCGATGCTGAAGCTGTGTTAGCGCCCCAAGATGAAGCCAATTTCGAGACGGTGACCTATACTTATTATGAGCAATTGAATGGTTACGACTACCTAAAAACCTTGGATATTGGTTATTACTTTTATACTGGCTCCTACACCGACGACATTCTCAGCATCTTAAATCCCCACGAAAAAACGATTCTGCACATTCCCAATATTAATTCGCGTGAAAGCACCAAAGACAAAATCAAGGAAGTGGAGCACATTATTGAAGAGTTAGGAGAATGGCTTGGCACAGACGCAATCACAGGCTTTCACTTAGTCAAAACCCGCGATGGGAAAACTATCAAAATTGCCGACTTGGTGGATGATAATCCCAGTAAGCGCGACAAGGTATCGGCGGCGCTTAAAATGCCTGAGGCTAAACATAACCGCGATCATGTCGATATTATTATTGCGCTAGGGATGGCAAAAGAAGGCTTTGACTGGATATGGTGCGAACATGCCTTAACTATTGGTTATCGCTCTAGCCTCACTGAAATTATTCAGATCATTGGTCGTGCTACCCGTGACGCTGAAGGCAAAACCCATGCACGCTTTACTAATCTGATTGCAGAGCCGGACGCTTCAGCGGAAGCCGTGACCGATGCCGTGAACGATACCTTAAAAGCGATTGCGGCCAGTTTACTCATGGAACAAGTGCTGGCTCCCCGCTTTAACTTCACGCCCAAAAAGACTCAAGGTACACCCCTAGAAGGCTTTGACTATGTTGCTAAAGGCTATGATCCAAACGGCACGAATATTGGTTTTAATGAAGCCACTGGGCAATTTCAGATTGAGATCAAAGGTTTGGTAGAACCGAAAAGTGCCGATGCTCAGCGTATTTGTCGCGAAGATCTAAACGAGGTGATTACCGCCTTTGTACAGGATAAAACCGCCTTGGAGCGGGGTCTGTTTGATGAGGAAACCCTCCCCGAAGAATTGACCCAAGTGCGCATGGGCAAAATTGTTAAAGACAAATACCCCGAGTTGGATGACGAAGACCAAGAAGCGATTCGCCAGCATGCGATTGCTGCTTTAAACCTTACCCAAAAAGCCAAAGAGCTGGCGAGCCAAAACCAAGAGCGTGGTGGTGCGACTGAGCTAGGCAGAAATACGGCCTTTGTAGATGGCGTTAGACAATTTGCGATGGATGTGCGTGATCTCGATATTGATTTGATTGACCATATCAACCCTTTCAAGCAAGCCTATGCGATTTTGGCAAAATCCATGAGTGAAGAAAGTTTAAAGCAAGTCGCTGCTGTTATTTCTGCCAAAAAAGTGAATCTGACTCCCGAAGAAGCACGTGATTTAGCAAAACGCGCACTGAAATTTAAACAAGAGCGCGGCCGCTTACCGGAATTACATGCGCAAGATCCTTGGGAAAGAAGAATGGCCGAAGGTATTGCTTTCTTAGCCAGAATGAAAGCGGAGGCAAAGCATGGCTAA
- a CDS encoding GIY-YIG nuclease family protein, with translation MAKSQFTEEDDELLAELGVEIETSTLNARTPREERIIAGFEEIQRFVEEHGRVPQHGEDKDIFERLYATRLDQIRSLEECRNLVATIDFQGLLTPEKSATASVSYYSDEALLAALGVDLPEANDITVLKHVKPRAERERANPAEVAARKPCQDFEKFKPIFEAVQADIKSGRRKIIPFAKDGSIQEGNLFIVSGQKAYIAEVGEAFKGTDGRNEFRLRVIFDNGVESNQLLHSLQKRLWEDDAGRRITDISMGPLFDKIVSEEDMGSGTIYVLRSKSQHPTIAENRNLIHKIGVTGGSVKTRIASAKQDPTYLMADVEIVATYELYNINRTKLENILHRFFESARLDIQINDRFGKPVMPREWFLVPLFIVDEVVDKIKDGSISEYHYDHNVVKLVKLTE, from the coding sequence ATGGCTAAGTCGCAATTTACTGAAGAAGATGATGAGCTCTTAGCAGAGCTAGGAGTTGAGATTGAGACCAGCACCTTAAACGCTAGAACACCGCGAGAAGAGCGGATTATTGCAGGCTTTGAGGAAATTCAGCGCTTTGTCGAAGAGCATGGGCGTGTGCCACAACACGGCGAAGATAAGGATATTTTTGAGCGTCTATATGCCACACGCCTAGACCAAATTCGTAGTTTGGAAGAGTGTAGAAATCTGGTTGCAACTATCGACTTTCAAGGTTTACTGACACCTGAGAAATCTGCTACTGCATCAGTAAGCTATTACAGCGATGAGGCATTGCTTGCCGCACTAGGAGTAGACCTACCCGAAGCCAATGATATTACGGTGCTAAAGCATGTGAAGCCGCGTGCTGAAAGAGAAAGGGCCAATCCTGCAGAAGTTGCTGCAAGAAAACCTTGTCAAGATTTCGAAAAATTCAAGCCAATCTTTGAAGCCGTTCAGGCGGATATTAAGTCGGGTAGGCGCAAGATAATACCCTTTGCCAAAGATGGGAGTATCCAAGAAGGTAATCTCTTTATAGTTTCCGGCCAGAAAGCCTATATCGCCGAAGTGGGTGAGGCTTTTAAAGGAACCGATGGCCGCAACGAATTCAGGCTGCGCGTCATCTTTGACAATGGCGTAGAAAGCAATCAACTCTTGCATTCGCTTCAAAAGCGTTTATGGGAAGATGACGCGGGCAGACGCATCACAGATATTAGTATGGGGCCATTGTTTGATAAGATAGTAAGCGAGGAGGATATGGGTAGTGGAACTATTTATGTACTGCGCAGTAAATCACAGCACCCGACTATAGCCGAGAACCGTAATCTTATTCATAAGATAGGTGTCACGGGTGGTAGTGTGAAAACGCGCATTGCCAGTGCCAAACAAGACCCAACCTATTTAATGGCAGACGTTGAAATTGTAGCAACCTATGAGCTGTATAATATCAACCGTACTAAACTCGAAAATATTCTTCACCGTTTTTTTGAATCTGCCAGACTAGACATTCAAATCAATGATCGCTTTGGTAAACCCGTAATGCCTCGAGAATGGTTTTTAGTACCACTTTTCATCGTTGATGAGGTTGTAGATAAAATTAAGGATGGAAGCATAAGCGAATATCACTATGACCATAATGTAGTCAAACTTGTGAAGCTAACTGAATGA